The sequence AATCCCGTACACAATTAAAGGTATGAATGTTAGTTTTGCAGGCATTCATTCCTTTGTTAAACAAAGACTCTCAAAAGGAGATAAAGTTGAAGATTTGTGTTATTCTCTTCAAGAAACTACTTTTGCAATGCTTATGGAAGTTGCTGAGAGAGCTATTGCGTATACAAATAAGAAAGAGTTTGTAATTGTTGGTGGAGTTGCTGCAAATAAGAGATTTGTTGAAATGGCAAAAGAAATGTGTAGAATTAGAGGAGCAAAGTACGATTCAATTCCTTTAAAATATTGTATGGATAATGGAGCAATGATTGCATGGCAAGGTTTTGTTGACAGAAAAAGGGCTAAAAAAACTCTTAAAGGATTAATGCCTAATCCTTATATTACTGTTGAGAGTGAGTTATAAAATGAATATATTTGATAAAAGACGAAACTGGAAAATTATAACATTGAAATTGAGTATTATTTTAATTATTCTTTTAATGTTAGTTTTTGTAATTAGTTTTGATAAAAAAATTTATAATAAATATGAGTCATTTACTGGCCATTTTAACTTGGATTATGATTTGTTAATTGAATCTCCGATAATCACTCCAATTAATGGAATTATAACTTTCGGGAATCCTAATGCAACTCTTACTATTATTGGTTTTATAGATTATGAGTCTCCTTTCTCTAAAAAATTTCATGAGAAAGTATATAGTAAGATTAAAGAAGAATATATTGATACGGGTCTTGTGAATTATGTTGTTATTGATAATCCTCTATTAAATATTCATAAAAAATCTTTACTTTATGCACAAGCAGTTCATTGCGCAGATGAACAAGGTATGTCTGAGGAGTACCACAATTTATTGCTTACTAAAAAAACAGTTACTGAAATTGATGTTGATATGTTTGCTCAAAATTTATCTTTGAATTATACACAATTTAGAGAGTGTATTAATACAAAAAAATATGAATTTGACATTTTAGAAGAAATAGGATATGCAGAGAATAATAATATTATTCGAAATCCTACTATAATTATTGATAATGTGAAAATTGAAGGAGTTAAAACTTTCAAAGAAATTGATAAAATTATTAAAGAAAAATTAAATATTGATTAAATTTCTAGTTTTACTTTTTCTCCAATAGTTATATTTTTAAATTTATCTTTTGTAGATTCAATTACATATTTGCAAGGTTTTTTTGGTACATATGAAGACTTCCAAGGATTTAGGGTTATATTATCTACTACTTCGAATTCTTTGTTAATAAAAATTATATCCATTGGATGAAAACAAAAAAACATTGTAACTGCACTCACATATTTTTGATTTTTTCTTGTTGGCATAACTAAACACATTCCTTTTTCAATTTTTTTTTTATTTGCAAACATCAAACCTTTACCAATATCAAATATTGATGTAGCATACTTCATCTCAGGTAGAATTACTTTTTTTTTATGTGTTAATTTTGCCATTTTAATAGTATATATTATATTTAAAAGAAAGTTTTATATAAATTTTATGTGTTTATATGTTATATTTGCATACAAAATACATAATATTTAAAAGTATTTCTTTTCAATTTATTTTATGGAATACAAACCAAGTGATGAAATACTCGAGAAGTATGCTAAATTATTAGTTAATTTTGGATTAAATAATGCAAAAGGTGTAAATAAAGGAGATATAGTTCTAGTTCAAATTAGTGAATGCGCAAGACCTATTCTTAATTTTGTTAATCGAGAAATAATCAAAGCAGGAGCTAACCCAATTATTGATTTAAGAGCAGATGGAATTGCTAGAGATATGTTTGAATTTGGTAATGAGGAACAAATTGGATTTTTTCCAGAGAAGTTTATGAAAGGGAAAATTGATGAAGCAGATCATTTATTACAAATTATTGGAGATCATGACTTAGATGAATTGAAAGGAATTGAACCTAAGAAAATTCTACTGAAGCAAAAAGCTTACAGTCCGTATATGAAATGGAGGAATGATAAAGAACATGCAGGTAATTTTTCATGGACTCTAGTTGGGTATGGGACTCCAGCAATGGCCAAAGAAGCAAATCTGAGTTTAGAGGAGTATTGGGATGAGATTATTAAAGCCTGCTACCTAGATAAAGAAGATCCTGTTTCTGAGTGGAAAAAAATTGATGCTGAAATTAAAAGGGTAAGTAATGAACTAACTGATTTAAAAATACAAAAAGTTCATGTTGAGTCAGAAGATATTGATTTATGGGTACAATTAGGTTCAAATAGAAAATGGCTTTGTGGAGTAGGTATTAATATTCCTTCTTATGAGATTTTTATATCTCCTGATTGGAGAGGTACAAATGGAAAAATTAGATTTACTGAACCTCTTTATAGTTATGGAAATAAGATTACAGA is a genomic window of Candidatus Woesearchaeota archaeon containing:
- a CDS encoding DUF192 domain-containing protein — translated: MAKLTHKKKVILPEMKYATSIFDIGKGLMFANKKKIEKGMCLVMPTRKNQKYVSAVTMFFCFHPMDIIFINKEFEVVDNITLNPWKSSYVPKKPCKYVIESTKDKFKNITIGEKVKLEI
- a CDS encoding aminopeptidase, which gives rise to MEYKPSDEILEKYAKLLVNFGLNNAKGVNKGDIVLVQISECARPILNFVNREIIKAGANPIIDLRADGIARDMFEFGNEEQIGFFPEKFMKGKIDEADHLLQIIGDHDLDELKGIEPKKILLKQKAYSPYMKWRNDKEHAGNFSWTLVGYGTPAMAKEANLSLEEYWDEIIKACYLDKEDPVSEWKKIDAEIKRVSNELTDLKIQKVHVESEDIDLWVQLGSNRKWLCGVGINIPSYEIFISPDWRGTNGKIRFTEPLYSYGNKITDIELEFKDGLIINSSASEGEDILKEMIATKGANKIGEFSLTDSRISRITKFMADTLYDENVGGEFGNTHIAIGSSYKDSFIGDLDKTDEEWDELGFNCSVVHTDIVSTANRKVTAYLPDGSTKVIYDKGEFKV
- a CDS encoding thioredoxin domain-containing protein, with translation MNIFDKRRNWKIITLKLSIILIILLMLVFVISFDKKIYNKYESFTGHFNLDYDLLIESPIITPINGIITFGNPNATLTIIGFIDYESPFSKKFHEKVYSKIKEEYIDTGLVNYVVIDNPLLNIHKKSLLYAQAVHCADEQGMSEEYHNLLLTKKTVTEIDVDMFAQNLSLNYTQFRECINTKKYEFDILEEIGYAENNNIIRNPTIIIDNVKIEGVKTFKEIDKIIKEKLNID